A stretch of the Rhinoderma darwinii isolate aRhiDar2 chromosome 3, aRhiDar2.hap1, whole genome shotgun sequence genome encodes the following:
- the LOC142748013 gene encoding neuronal acetylcholine receptor subunit alpha-3-like produces the protein MSQLVKVDEVNQIMETNLWLKHIWNDYKLKWDPRQYGGIQFIRVPSAKIWKPDIVLYNNAIGVFQVDDKAKAILKHTGDITWIPPAIFKSSCWIDVTFFPFDYQNCTMKFGSWTYDKANIDLVMIGTEMNLKEFWESGEWVIISAPGYKHEIKYNCCTEIYQDITYYLYIRRLPLFYTIYMIIPCLLISCLTILVFYLPSDCGEKVTLCMSVLLSLTVFLLVITEIIPSTSLVIPLIGEYLLFTMIFVTLSIVITVFVLNVHYRTPKTHTMPEWVKKIFLEKLPKIMLMTRPSKEDVNAVKPNFIGDSFNISSISSSEIRSCNDQFSCQDNSCPCGQIKRLYTSDIACNLTRGSSLESVDNLISNSILSSEIKEAIESVHFIAGNMRIQNEAKEIQNDWKYVAMVIDRIFLWVFILVCILGTAGLFLQPLVFGA, from the exons ATGTCCCAGCTTGTTAAAGTG GATGaagttaatcagattatggaaaCCAACCTTTGGCTGAAACAT ATATGGAACGATTACAAGCTGAAATGGGATCCAAGACAGTATGGAGGAATTCAATTTATCCGAGTCCCTTCTGCAAAGATCTGGAAACCAGACATAGTTCTCTATAACAA TGCAATTGGGGTCTTTCAGGTGGATGATAAAGCAAAAGCAATATTAAAACACACAGGAGATATAACATGGATACCACCAGCTATATTCAAAAGCTCCTGTTGGATAGATGTGACATTCTTCCCATTTGACTACCAGAACTGTACCATGAAGTTTGGCTCCTGGACATATGATAAAGCAAATATTGATCTGGTTATGATCGGCACAGAGATGAACCTGAAAGAATTCTGGGAGAGCGGAGAGTGGGTCATTATCAGCGCCCCTGGATACAAGCATGAAATTAAATACAACTGCTGTACAGAAATCTACCAGGATATTACATATTATTTATACATCAGGAGGCTGCCATTGTTTTACACTATTTACATGATCATCCCTTGCCTTCTCATTTCCTGCTTAACAATCTTGGTTTTCTACTTGCCATCAGATTGTGGGGAAAAGGTGACATTGTGCATGTCTGTCCTTTTATCACTTACTGTATTCCTCTTGGTTATTACTGAAATTATTCCTTCAACCTCCTTGGTGATTCCTCTTATTGGTGaatatttactttttacaatGATATTTGTAACGCTTTCCATTGTTATAACTGTATTTGTACTGAATGTGCACTACAGAACTCCTAAAACGCACACAATGCCCGAATGGGTGAAGAAAATCTTCTTGGAGAAACTCCCAAAAATAATGTTGATGACCAGACCATCGAAAGAAGACGTAAATGCTGTCAAACCAAATTTTATTGGGGATAGCTTCAACATAAGTAGCATCAGCAGTTCAGAGATTAGAAGCTGTAATgaccagttctcctgccaggataACTCCTGTCCTTGTGGacaaataaaaagattatataCATCAGACATTGCATGCAACCTTACACGGGGGTCCAGCTTGGAATCGGTGGACAATCTCATCTCAAATTCAATATTATCTTCAGAGATAAAAGAGGCCATTGAAAGTGTACATTTTATAGCAGGGAACATGAGGATACAAAATGAAGCCAAAGAG ATCCAAAATGACTGGAAATATGTCGCCATGGTAATTGATCGCATCTTCCTCTGGGTGTTTATACTGGTCTGCATCCTGGGCACTGCAGGACTGTTTTTGCAACCATTGGTGTTTGGCGCCTGA